The Nostoc cf. commune SO-36 genomic sequence CATCATAACGAATTTGCAGATGAGCGATCGCTTGCTTCCCTTCTGGCAATTGTCCCAGATAAATGTTCGCCAAAACTACCCGTTCTACATCTTGCATCAAATCTCCCAAACGGACAGCAAAGCTACCATCAGCTTCGGGTTCCACTGGTATCTCGATTGTATCTGGGGCAACTTGGGCAATGGGTTTCAGTTCTGCTAGTCGGACATTAGGTACTAAAGATAACAGCAGGTAGGCATTAGTTAGCCCAATCGACTGAATCCGGCCAAACAGTCGGCTAAATTGCTCCACAGCTTGTTCAGGGCGTTCAATATGAGCTAAAGTTCCACCACCGACATCGGCAATTTTTTCTAGCAAATCTTGATTCCAGCTATTGCCAAATCCGAAAGTGTTGATAGTTAGGTTCAGCTTGGCAGCCTTTTGCGCCAGTTTCAGACAGCGCTTGTTGTCATCTCGCCCAATATCCCACTTCCAAATCCGCAAACCGCTTTCACCATGTCCATCCGTCAGCAGAAACGCCTGGGAAACAGCGCCTCTTGTACCCTTCATCAATTCTGTAATTCCCAGTTCTAAACCATCAGCGATCGCAGTGCCGCCGCTAGCAGTCAGTTTGCTTTTAATTTGAGATTTGATGCTTTCGGGGTCTTCGATGGCTTGGTTAGGGATAATGACTTCCGCAGTACCGGAAAAAGCCACAACTGAAATGCGATCGCCTACTTTCAAACGATCAATTAATCCTTCCACTGCCTGAATCACCGTTTTAATCGGGTGTCCATGCATGGAACCACTTTTATCCAAAATCAAGCAGAGGTTAAGGGGGAGATTTTGATCGGACTCACCAGCGATAGCTGAAATCGTTATTGCTAGTTGACGTTGGCTACTTGTTTGAGCCACATCAACATTATTGTCATTTAACGCCGAGAGCAATTTAACTTTCATTGAGGAGGAGTATCTTGCAAAACTGTTTTGGAGACAATTCTGGTTTTCTTGCGATCGCTTTCCGATAAATCTCCACCAGATTGTAGCTGGGTAGCAGAAGTTTGCAACACCGTCGCCGCCCCAGTATCTCCCATTTGCAAAGCAGTTTTCGCAGCCGTTTGTAACATCGTTGCTGCACCACTGCGATCGCCCTGTTGTAATTTAGTCTCGGCTAGCTGGGTTTGGCGATACTTAGCTAATGCCAAAATAGAGTGTTGCACCTGGGGATTCGGGTCTGCTTGATAGTTTTTCACTACATGGGCGTAAACGGGGATATTTGGTGTAACTAAACCTACCTTGTTAGCGGCTGGGTCATCGTAGCGGACTTGCATATTAGCGATCGCTTGTTCACCTGCTGGCAATTGTCCCAAATAAATATTAGCTAAGATTACCCGTTCTGCATCTTTCATTAAATCTCCCAATCGCACAGCGAAACGTCCATCAGCTTCTTGTTGCAGTGGTAACTCGATTGTGTCTGGGGAAACTTGGGCCACAGGTTTGAGTTCTGCTAGGCGGACATTGGGCATCAAGGAGAATAACAGATAAGCGTTAGTCAATCCCACGGTTTGAATACGGCTGAACAGGCGATTAAACTCTTCCTCTGCCTGTTCGGGTTTTTGAATATAAGATAAAGTACCTAAGCCAGCATCGGAAATTTTTTCTAAAACATCTTGGTTCCAGTTGTCACCAAATCCCAAAGTATTCAAAGTCAAATTATAGCTAGCAGCCAATTGGGCGAATTTCAAACAGCGATTATTATCACCGTGTTCATTTTCCCCGTCGGTTAATAAAAAAGCTTGGGAAACAGTATCTTTCTTCCCCTTCGCCAACTCCTCAATCCCCAAGCGCAATCCTTCATCAATCGCAGTTCCACCATCGGCGGCTAGGCGATTAATTTGCTGTTTAATTTTCTCTGGATTTTCAATCACTTGACTGGGTACTAAGACTTTTGCGCGGTGATCAAAAACTACAACACTGAGGCGATCGCCAGGATTGAGCCTATCTACCAAACGAATCGCTGCTTTTTTCACCGTTTCTAGCGATCGCCCATTCATCGAACCACTATGATCGAGAATTAAGCACAAATTCAGGGGTACATGGCGGTCTTGAGTCTCTGCGATCGCTGAAATCGAAATTCCCAACTGACGTTGACTATTCAGTTGATTCGCGTCCAAATTACCATCATTCAAGGCAGGCTGCAAGCTAACCTTCATAAATCAAAGTCCTTATTCAGGATTACATATTAATAAATAACTTCAAAGCACCACTTTAGCTCTACGGAAAACCTATCCAAAACAAATACACTAATATAATCAGAATATCTTAGAAGCCAAGCATTGGCAGATGCGAAGCCACCTTCAGCATTAGGGAGAAATCCGCACCTTGAGGAAGGCTGGCATCGCGCTAGGATGTATTACAGTTAACGGCATAGTTTCAGGCGATCAGTTGCTATGGACATTTCCCCAATCAAAGCTGTTCAAGCCCCATATTACGGCGATAGCTCTTACCGGACACCACCGCCAGATTTACCTTCCCTCTTATTGAAGGAGCGAATCGTCTATATTGGGATGCCACTGGTACCTGCTGTCACGGAATTAATCGTGGCCGAATTGCTGTTTTTGCAATCCGACGACCCCGAAAAACCGATTAAAATCTATATCAATTCCACCGGCACTTCCGGTTATAGTGGCGAACCCATTGGCTTTGAAACCGAAGCCTTCGCCATCTTTGACACCATGAAATATATCAAGCCTCCTATCCACACCATCTGCGTCGGTTCCGCGATGGGTATGGCAGCGATGCTTCTCAGTGCTGGTACAAAAGGTTGCCGCGCTAGTTTGCCTCACTCCTCGATTATCCTGCATCAGCCCAAGAGCTACGCCCAAGGTCAAGCAACGGATATTCAAATTCGCGCCAGGGAAGTTTTGGTAAATAAAGGGGCGTTAGTTGATATTTTACATCGCACCACTGGACAGCCTCCAGAAAAAATTACTAAAGACATGGATCGGTTGTTATATTTAACACCCTACGAAGCTAAGGAATATGGACTGATTGACCGAGTTTTTGAGAAAGAAGAACTCGCAAATCCCCCACTCCCTGCCAGTGTTCTTTAATTTGTCATTCGTCCTTTGTCCTTTGTTAATAACCAAAAATTATTAATGACCAATGACCAATGACCAATGACTAATGACTAATGACTAATTAAAAACGGAGTAAATTATGCCTATAGGCGTTCCTAAAGTTCCTTACCGGATGCCCGGTGGACAATATACAGATTGGATTAGTATCTACGATCGCCTTTACCGGGAACGGATTATTTTCTTGGGGCGAGATATTGATGATGAAATCGCCAATCAAATCATCGCTGTAATGCTGTATCTGGATTCAGACGATCCAGGTAAAGATATTTATATATACATCAATTCCCCCGGTGGAATGGTTACATCTGGCATGGCTATTTTTGACACCATGCAACATATCAAATCAGATGTAGTGACTATTTGCGTAGGTTTAGCTGCTTCAATGGGATCTTTTTTGCTAGCGGCTGGCACTAAAGGCAAACGGCTAGCATTGCCTCACTCACGGATTATGATTCACCAGCCTTCAGGTGGAACCCGTGGACAAGCAACCGATATCGAAATTGAAGCTAAAGAGATTCTGCGAATTCGTCACCAGCTCAATGGCATTTATGCCGATAAAACCGGTCAGACCATAGAAAAAATTGAAAAAGATATGGATCGTGACTTTTTCATGTCTGCTCAAGAGGCTAAGGAATACGGTTTAATTGACCGTGTGATTGAAGAACGAACCTCTGTAATTACTGGGGAATAGGAAGGCAGAGGGGCAGAGGAGCAGAGGAGCAGGGGAAGCAGGGAAAGAATAATTAATTGCCCCATTCCCAATGCCCCATTCCCAATGCCCCATGCCCAATGCCCCATGCCCAATGCCCCATGCCCAATGCCCCATGCCCTTTTATAAACAAACTGTCAACATTGAACTTTAAAATAGCAAATTAGCCCTTATTATTAATAGTTCAGGCTTAAAGCAGATAGCTAATAGCCTCTAGCTGGATATTCGATAGCTCATAGCTCAAGATGGATCTTGGAGATTGCTACCGTTTATTGGGTTTAAGGTCGGGAGCTTCTTTTGCTGACATCAAAGCGTCTTATCGACGATTGGCGCAGCAATATCATCCCGATATCAACCCCGATGACAACAAAGCCAAAGATAAGTTTATTGCGTTGACAGAGGCGTACAAACTCCTGCTGACGGTGGTACTGCCAGAGGAAACTGTTGCACATTCAAGTCATGTGTCAACATCTAGAGATGATGATGCCAAGGCAACGCAACGGCAAAAAACACCAGTAACAACGGTGACAAGCCAAGAATCAGGGAAACCAAAGCCGCCGAATCTGTTGGAAATAGAAGAACGGCTGAAGTGGAAGACTTATGAGCAATTGCAGCGATTTTTGCAAGAAAGACGATTTCCGCAAGCGATCGCCCTGGCGGAAGCTTTAGCAGATCGTTTATCAACAGATGCAGAAGTTCGCCAATGGCTAGCGATCGCTTATCAAATTTGGGGACGGGCGCTAATCTCCGAAAAACAACTACTCAAAGCCAGAATTTATCTCAAAAAAGCTTTGAAAACAGACCCACATAATAAAAGTCTCTGGTATGAAGTCCAGCGCGATTTCCAACGCTTAGAACAAATTTTTTAAAGATTACAAAATTTTAAATCTTGTTTCCAGGTCTAAGAAGGAAATGCTTTTCGTTGCAGTTCTGTGGCTTAGAAGGAAGGCTCCCGCCTTCCTTCTAAGCCATTCCCAGCCAGAGACTGGGAACGAGATAGAATTACGAATTACGAATTACCCCCATCCGCGCAACACTGCTCCCAAAAGAGCAATTCCCTCAAGAATCTTCTCGGTTGTTTGAAAGCTAAAAGCTAACCTGATGGCATCATCTCCCTGTCCATTGGCATAGCAGCGAGTCCCTGGCAGAAAACTGACCCCATGTTCATTGGCAGCAGTTAGGAGTGCTTGAGCGCTAATATTTGGTGGCAATTTACACCAAACGAAAAAGCCCCCACCTGGTCGCAAAGCAACGACATCACTAGGAAACTCGTGTGCGATCGCTTCTAACAACAAATTACACTTATGGTTGTAATAGGCGATTAGCTCCTGAATGTGATAGTCTAATTTGCCTGTAGCACAGTAGCGGGCGACCACATGGCTGACAAATGGCCCCACAGGCCCCTCACTTTTGAACATTGCCAAGCGCTCAATAATCGCTGGATCGCCACAAGCCCAGCCTAGCCGGATACCAGGGGCAATAATTTTCGAGAAGGTACTCACGTATAAAACCCACCCTTCCTTGTCAAGGCTTGCCAAGGAGGGCACAGTTTCACCTTGGAAGCGCAAATCGCCATAAGCATCGTCTTCCACCACCAAAACGCCATACTCAGCCGCTAACCCTAACAGCTTTTGGCGGCGAAATAACGGCATAGTAGCGCCTGTGGGATTATGAAAAGTGGGGATAGTGTAAATAAACCGGGGTCGAATGCCTTGTTTCTTGAAATCGCTCAAAGTTTCTTCTAGAGCATCTACATCCATTCCCATCTCATCTACAGGAATGGTAATTACGCGTGCGCCAGCTTGGACAAATCTACTCACTACTCCCAAAAAGGTTGGGCCTTCGACAATTACGACATCACCAGGTTCAACAAATACATCTGGTAGCAAGCCGAGAATCTGACCAGAACCATAGCCAATGATCAGGCGATCGCGATCAGCAGTGATTCCTTTAGCCTGCAAGCGGAGGATAATTTGCTCATACAATTGGGCTGAAGGTGGGCCATAGTTGAGAGCGATCGGAGCCTCTTTTGCTAGCACAGCAGCACTTGCAGCAGCTAAATCAGCATGGGGAAAGAGAATTGGGTCAGCTAGACCATAAGCAAAGCTGACGCTGATGATTTTGGTTAACTCTGTACCATAAGTTGGTGGTGCGATATTTCTAGCTCGTTCGGCGAACAAATCAGTAATTCGATAAGCAGAAGTGGTAGAAGCCATAAGGAATTCAAAATTGGAAGTCAGAATAGAGAACACACAAAAAGGCAATTAGTGAAAAAGCATACGTATGTATTATTTCTTATAACATCATGACAAGTATTGTAAATATTAATCACTAGAACAAAATTACTATAGTGAAATTAATTAACTTCAAGTGGGAGCAGCTAATTCTCAGCTTAGGCTTCCTGCTATTGATTATTGGCTGTCAGAGTTTATATCCCACTATTAACCCAGATGCTAAATCTCTCAAGGTGGCCACAGACCCCACCTTTGTCCCTTTTGAATTTCAAAAGGCTGACGGTAAGTTAGAAGGTTTTGATATTGATTTGATGAATGCGATTGCAAAGGTAGCAGGTTTTGCAGTCCAGTTTGAAAGTCTGCCTTTTGATGGCATGATATCGACTTTGCAAGCTAAAAGAGTTGATGCAGCAATTAGCGGAATCACTATTACCGCCGAACGCCGGAAAACAATTGCTTTTTCCCGACCTTATTTTAAAGCCGGACTTGCGATCGCAGTCCGCGAAGACAACCAAAATATTAAAGATTTCAATAGTCTCAAAGGTAAAAAAATTGCTGTCCAAATTGGTTCAACTGGGGCCGATTTTGCCAAAACCATCCCCAACGCCAAAATTAGTACTTTTAATTCTGGGCCAGAATTTTTCCAAGACTTGCTCAATGGCAACGTTGATGCTGTGGTTAGCGATGCTTTTGCTACCTTGTATGCGATTAAAAATGGCAAACTCCAAGGCATCAGAGTTGTTGCCGACCTTCTGACTGAAGAATACTACGGAATTGCTACGCCCAAGGATTCCCCCCATCTAGATGAAATTAACAGAGGTATAGCGACTTTGTTATCCAATGGCACTTACAAGCAAATTTATCAAAAATGGTTTAACGCTGAACCTCCACAATTGCCAGACTCTTAACAATTGGGCATTGGGGGGGGAGAGGTGACAGGTGACAGGTTAGAGAAAATAATCTGTCACCTGTCACCCGTAACCTATTCCCTTCTTTATTCCCCATTTATAAAGAATTCGCTGCCAATATATTAAATATTGATCGAATATGCGTCACAATTAATACTGCCACCAAAATTAATTGATAAACTACAATTTCTATGTAGGTCTACTTTAGTCAGGGATAGCCAATTGTGGCGACCTTGGATCTTATAGTGGCTAGAAGCACCTTGGAACGGGAATAGAGGAACTTCCACTATGCTGATTTGCCCTCAGTGTAAATTTGAAAACCCCAATAGCAATAAATTCTGTCAAAGCTGTGGCACATCCCTGACTCACAAGGTCTGTCCTGAATGCAGTACTGATGATGTCCCTGTGAATGCACTAAGTTGTTATAACTGTGGCACGGAATGTGGAACAGTGTTTTGGGCAATTATTACTAAAGAAACAACTGGGGAAGCTTTAGGAGATCAAGAAGATTTGGGAGATAAGGAAGCAATATCTTCCTCATCTCCTCTATCCCCAACTCAGATTCTATTAGGCTCCTATTTAGACTCCCAAGAGCGCTATCAATTGTTAGATCCGCTACCTACCCAAACGGAAACTGCCACCATTACTGATGTGGGTGTGAGAGTTTTAGACTGCCAGCCATATCAAATATCACCCATTGAGGCAGTGCTAGCAAGTCAGGAATCAGATTTGCTAACCCCATCAGTGGAAGCAAGGGGAATTCCTCACCTTGCTAAACTTTATATTGCCTTACAATCCCAAGGTGAGCGGGGTATACCGCCGATTCACGATGCATGGCAACAGGGTGATATACAGGTAGTCATCATCGAAGATCGCTCGGATTGGCAGCATTTAGTCGACCTATGGCAAGAAGAAACAACGAGTTCGTTAAAAATTTTACACTG encodes the following:
- a CDS encoding J domain-containing protein, giving the protein MDLGDCYRLLGLRSGASFADIKASYRRLAQQYHPDINPDDNKAKDKFIALTEAYKLLLTVVLPEETVAHSSHVSTSRDDDAKATQRQKTPVTTVTSQESGKPKPPNLLEIEERLKWKTYEQLQRFLQERRFPQAIALAEALADRLSTDAEVRQWLAIAYQIWGRALISEKQLLKARIYLKKALKTDPHNKSLWYEVQRDFQRLEQIF
- a CDS encoding ATP-dependent Clp protease proteolytic subunit; this encodes MDISPIKAVQAPYYGDSSYRTPPPDLPSLLLKERIVYIGMPLVPAVTELIVAELLFLQSDDPEKPIKIYINSTGTSGYSGEPIGFETEAFAIFDTMKYIKPPIHTICVGSAMGMAAMLLSAGTKGCRASLPHSSIILHQPKSYAQGQATDIQIRAREVLVNKGALVDILHRTTGQPPEKITKDMDRLLYLTPYEAKEYGLIDRVFEKEELANPPLPASVL
- a CDS encoding vWA domain-containing protein, which gives rise to MKVKLLSALNDNNVDVAQTSSQRQLAITISAIAGESDQNLPLNLCLILDKSGSMHGHPIKTVIQAVEGLIDRLKVGDRISVVAFSGTAEVIIPNQAIEDPESIKSQIKSKLTASGGTAIADGLELGITELMKGTRGAVSQAFLLTDGHGESGLRIWKWDIGRDDNKRCLKLAQKAAKLNLTINTFGFGNSWNQDLLEKIADVGGGTLAHIERPEQAVEQFSRLFGRIQSIGLTNAYLLLSLVPNVRLAELKPIAQVAPDTIEIPVEPEADGSFAVRLGDLMQDVERVVLANIYLGQLPEGKQAIAHLQIRYDDPLVNEEGLLSPLMPVYADVVRAYQPASNPQVQQSILALAKYRQTQLAEAKLQQGDRTGAATMLQTAAKTALQIGDKGAATVLQTSATRLQAGEELSEADLKKTRIASKTVLTGIVKIQCC
- a CDS encoding ATP-dependent Clp protease proteolytic subunit — its product is MPIGVPKVPYRMPGGQYTDWISIYDRLYRERIIFLGRDIDDEIANQIIAVMLYLDSDDPGKDIYIYINSPGGMVTSGMAIFDTMQHIKSDVVTICVGLAASMGSFLLAAGTKGKRLALPHSRIMIHQPSGGTRGQATDIEIEAKEILRIRHQLNGIYADKTGQTIEKIEKDMDRDFFMSAQEAKEYGLIDRVIEERTSVITGE
- a CDS encoding aminotransferase-like domain-containing protein; protein product: MASTTSAYRITDLFAERARNIAPPTYGTELTKIISVSFAYGLADPILFPHADLAAASAAVLAKEAPIALNYGPPSAQLYEQIILRLQAKGITADRDRLIIGYGSGQILGLLPDVFVEPGDVVIVEGPTFLGVVSRFVQAGARVITIPVDEMGMDVDALEETLSDFKKQGIRPRFIYTIPTFHNPTGATMPLFRRQKLLGLAAEYGVLVVEDDAYGDLRFQGETVPSLASLDKEGWVLYVSTFSKIIAPGIRLGWACGDPAIIERLAMFKSEGPVGPFVSHVVARYCATGKLDYHIQELIAYYNHKCNLLLEAIAHEFPSDVVALRPGGGFFVWCKLPPNISAQALLTAANEHGVSFLPGTRCYANGQGDDAIRLAFSFQTTEKILEGIALLGAVLRGWG
- a CDS encoding basic amino acid ABC transporter substrate-binding protein, translated to MKLINFKWEQLILSLGFLLLIIGCQSLYPTINPDAKSLKVATDPTFVPFEFQKADGKLEGFDIDLMNAIAKVAGFAVQFESLPFDGMISTLQAKRVDAAISGITITAERRKTIAFSRPYFKAGLAIAVREDNQNIKDFNSLKGKKIAVQIGSTGADFAKTIPNAKISTFNSGPEFFQDLLNGNVDAVVSDAFATLYAIKNGKLQGIRVVADLLTEEYYGIATPKDSPHLDEINRGIATLLSNGTYKQIYQKWFNAEPPQLPDS
- a CDS encoding vWA domain-containing protein, encoding MKVSLQPALNDGNLDANQLNSQRQLGISISAIAETQDRHVPLNLCLILDHSGSMNGRSLETVKKAAIRLVDRLNPGDRLSVVVFDHRAKVLVPSQVIENPEKIKQQINRLAADGGTAIDEGLRLGIEELAKGKKDTVSQAFLLTDGENEHGDNNRCLKFAQLAASYNLTLNTLGFGDNWNQDVLEKISDAGLGTLSYIQKPEQAEEEFNRLFSRIQTVGLTNAYLLFSLMPNVRLAELKPVAQVSPDTIELPLQQEADGRFAVRLGDLMKDAERVILANIYLGQLPAGEQAIANMQVRYDDPAANKVGLVTPNIPVYAHVVKNYQADPNPQVQHSILALAKYRQTQLAETKLQQGDRSGAATMLQTAAKTALQMGDTGAATVLQTSATQLQSGGDLSESDRKKTRIVSKTVLQDTPPQ